A single Fusobacterium sp. FSA-380-WT-3A DNA region contains:
- a CDS encoding NUDIX hydrolase N-terminal domain-containing protein, with amino-acid sequence MENKKLTELLNLVKRNITLSDLGILYAHNGYDDERYRELKEINLEILDILTDENVNLEKLHDFYLPISEYPTPKVEVRGLLLNENDEVLMVEEKLDPGKWSIPGGWCDIGFSPKEVMIKEMKEETGLDVEIVKVLAIFDKKFHNHPADTFYTYKIAFLCKKLDGNLKTTFDITNVKFFKLDNLPPLSTYRILEEQIKTLVNLAKDENSKTYFE; translated from the coding sequence ATGGAAAATAAAAAATTGACAGAATTATTAAATCTTGTTAAAAGAAATATAACTCTTTCTGATTTAGGTATTCTATATGCTCACAATGGTTATGATGATGAAAGATATAGAGAGCTTAAAGAGATTAATTTAGAAATTTTAGATATTTTAACAGATGAAAATGTAAATTTAGAAAAGTTACATGATTTTTATTTACCTATAAGTGAATATCCAACTCCAAAAGTAGAAGTGAGAGGACTTCTTCTTAATGAAAATGATGAAGTTTTAATGGTGGAAGAAAAATTAGACCCTGGTAAATGGTCTATCCCTGGTGGTTGGTGTGATATTGGTTTTTCTCCAAAAGAAGTTATGATTAAAGAAATGAAAGAGGAAACAGGTTTAGATGTAGAAATTGTAAAAGTACTTGCTATTTTTGATAAAAAGTTTCACAACCACCCTGCTGATACTTTTTATACTTATAAAATAGCTTTTCTTTGTAAAAAATTAGATGGTAATTTAAAAACAACTTTTGATATTACTAATGTTAAATTTTTTAAATTAGATAATCTTCCTCCTCTATCTACTTATAGAATTTTAGAAGAACAAATTAAAACTTTAGTCAATTTAGCTAAAGATGAAAATTCTAAGACTTATTTTGAATAA
- a CDS encoding YbjQ family protein, translating into MGKRCAKCGKEAGFFKSITFYKIGNEEYCADCGKEEIEKRISTIKITTTNNIEGYKVVDYIDIDSAEVVIGTGIFSEVEGNISDLFGARSSGFEEKLAKGKKFAMDKLKYDAMLKGGNAIIGVDLSYTEFDKNRIGIIVSGTVVKIEKS; encoded by the coding sequence ATGGGAAAGAGATGTGCAAAATGTGGAAAAGAAGCTGGATTTTTTAAATCTATAACTTTTTATAAAATTGGAAATGAAGAATATTGTGCTGACTGTGGAAAGGAAGAGATTGAAAAAAGAATTTCTACAATAAAAATTACCACAACTAATAATATTGAGGGATACAAAGTTGTAGACTATATAGATATTGATAGTGCAGAAGTAGTTATAGGAACAGGAATATTTTCAGAGGTAGAGGGAAATATATCAGACTTATTTGGAGCTAGGTCTTCTGGATTTGAAGAAAAATTAGCTAAAGGTAAAAAATTTGCAATGGATAAATTAAAATATGATGCTATGCTTAAAGGTGGAAATGCCATTATTGGAGTAGATTTAAGTTATACAGAATTTGATAAAAATAGAATTGGAATAATAGTTAGTGGGACTGTTGTAAAAATAGAAAAAAGTTAA
- a CDS encoding low specificity L-threonine aldolase, which translates to MISFNNDYSEGAHPNILNALIETNFEQTDGYGEDYYTNLAYEKIKTALNCGDSHIRFLVGGTQTNLVVISHLLRPHQAVISSDVGHINVHETGAIEGTGHKVLTTEKIKDGKLTPETIKKVLDIHTDAHMVQPKMVYLSNPNELGAIYTKEELKNIYEFCKENNLYFYIDGARLSSALASEKNDIDLSDYKDLCDILYIGATKSGALFGEAVVFFNLSLVGDFQYSIKLRGALLAKGRLLGIQFNELFKNNLFIEIGKHANKMAKKIKDIFVKNNIPFVVDSYSNQLFVIFSNELIRKLSDKYRFSIIEKYDENNTVVRFVTSWATKEENVDEFIKDFEEIIK; encoded by the coding sequence ATGATTAGTTTCAATAATGATTATAGCGAAGGAGCTCATCCTAATATATTAAATGCTCTTATAGAAACAAACTTTGAACAAACAGATGGATATGGAGAAGATTATTATACTAACTTAGCTTATGAAAAAATTAAAACTGCTCTTAATTGTGGTGATTCCCATATTAGATTTTTAGTTGGAGGTACACAAACTAATCTTGTGGTTATCTCTCATCTTCTAAGACCTCATCAAGCTGTTATATCTTCTGATGTTGGTCATATTAATGTACATGAAACAGGAGCTATTGAAGGAACAGGACATAAAGTTCTTACTACAGAAAAAATAAAAGATGGTAAATTAACTCCTGAAACAATAAAAAAAGTTTTAGATATCCATACTGATGCCCATATGGTACAACCTAAAATGGTTTATTTATCAAACCCAAATGAATTAGGAGCTATCTATACAAAAGAAGAATTAAAAAATATATATGAATTTTGTAAAGAAAATAATCTTTATTTCTATATTGATGGAGCTAGACTTTCTTCAGCTTTAGCCTCTGAAAAAAATGATATAGATTTATCTGATTACAAAGATTTATGTGATATTTTATACATAGGAGCTACAAAATCTGGAGCTTTATTTGGAGAAGCTGTAGTATTTTTCAATCTTTCTCTAGTTGGAGATTTCCAATATTCTATTAAATTAAGAGGGGCTTTACTTGCTAAAGGTAGATTACTTGGAATTCAATTTAATGAGTTATTTAAAAATAATTTATTTATAGAGATTGGAAAACATGCTAATAAGATGGCAAAAAAAATAAAAGATATATTTGTAAAAAATAATATTCCTTTTGTTGTTGATTCTTATTCTAATCAACTTTTTGTAATTTTTTCTAATGAATTAATAAGAAAATTGTCAGATAAATATAGATTTTCTATTATTGAAAAATATGATGAAAATAATACTGTAGTTAGATTTGTTACTTCTTGGGCTACAAAAGAAGAAAATGTAGACGAATTTATAAAAGATTTTGAAGAAATTATTAAATAG
- a CDS encoding amino acid ABC transporter permease encodes MTEYLTVLKEIFIEGERYQYMIQGLSFSVGVTLFSAILGIILGILAAIMRICNFRPFKHSQNKKWKNWTPLTNLSILYTDIIRGTPAVVQLMILANIIFAGFRDMPVFLIAGIAFGINSGAYVCEIIRAGIEGLDKGQMEAARALGMPYHIAMKEVIIPQAIRKILPALVSEFITLLKETSIVGFIGGVDLLRSANIITSQTYRGVEPLLAVGLIYLIMVGIFTKIMRNVEKGLKVSD; translated from the coding sequence ATGACAGAGTACTTAACAGTATTAAAAGAGATTTTTATAGAAGGAGAAAGATATCAATATATGATACAAGGTCTTTCCTTTTCAGTAGGAGTGACATTATTTTCAGCTATCTTAGGAATTATCTTAGGAATTTTAGCTGCAATTATGAGAATTTGTAATTTTCGTCCATTTAAACATAGTCAAAATAAAAAATGGAAAAATTGGACTCCACTAACAAATTTATCAATTTTATACACAGATATAATAAGAGGAACTCCAGCAGTAGTTCAACTTATGATATTAGCAAATATTATTTTTGCTGGTTTTAGAGATATGCCTGTATTTTTAATAGCAGGAATTGCTTTTGGAATAAACTCAGGAGCTTATGTTTGTGAAATAATTAGAGCAGGAATTGAGGGACTTGATAAAGGACAAATGGAAGCAGCAAGAGCTTTAGGAATGCCTTATCATATAGCTATGAAAGAAGTTATAATTCCTCAAGCTATAAGAAAAATTTTACCAGCTCTTGTTAGTGAATTTATTACATTATTAAAAGAAACATCAATAGTAGGATTTATAGGTGGAGTAGATTTACTTCGTTCAGCAAATATAATTACTAGCCAAACTTATAGAGGAGTAGAGCCATTATTAGCTGTTGGTTTAATATATTTAATAATGGTAGGAATCTTTACTAAGATTATGAGAAATGTTGAAAAGGGGTTGAAAGTAAGTGATTAA
- a CDS encoding DUF554 domain-containing protein, protein MFIILLNGLTIVLGTLLGYIFRKTLSKEISESIIKILGLFTFIMGLKDALTFKNGMYVAIYLVIGVVIGEKFDLDGKLKNIGKLLQEKFSKEKEEGGMIKGFVTSTLIFCVGSMAILGPVKIALNGDGNLIYIKSILDGVMSMMLASTYGIGVIFSGIIVVLYQGLMFCMGNILKVVTTPEVMGDVTAVGGAILTGLGLTLIFGEKYLKVTNMLPGMFLPIIFSLIMRLF, encoded by the coding sequence ATGTTTATAATTCTTTTAAATGGATTGACTATAGTTTTGGGAACTTTACTAGGATATATCTTTAGAAAAACTTTATCTAAAGAAATATCTGAATCAATAATAAAAATATTAGGACTTTTTACTTTTATAATGGGTCTAAAAGATGCTTTAACTTTTAAAAATGGAATGTATGTAGCAATATATTTAGTAATAGGAGTTGTAATTGGAGAAAAATTTGATTTAGATGGAAAATTAAAAAATATAGGAAAATTATTACAAGAAAAGTTTAGTAAAGAAAAAGAAGAGGGAGGAATGATAAAAGGTTTTGTAACTTCAACTTTAATATTTTGTGTAGGTTCAATGGCAATATTAGGACCTGTAAAAATAGCATTAAATGGAGATGGAAATTTAATTTATATAAAATCAATATTAGATGGAGTGATGTCTATGATGTTAGCCTCTACTTATGGAATAGGGGTTATTTTTTCAGGAATAATAGTTGTACTTTATCAAGGATTGATGTTTTGTATGGGAAATATTTTAAAAGTTGTTACAACCCCAGAAGTAATGGGAGATGTAACAGCAGTTGGGGGAGCAATTTTAACAGGATTAGGTTTAACTTTAATATTTGGAGAAAAATATTTAAAAGTTACTAATATGCTTCCAGGAATGTTTTTACCAATTATCTTTTCATTAATAATGAGATTATTTTAA